Proteins found in one Stigmatella erecta genomic segment:
- a CDS encoding response regulator, which yields MSVPTSRGSILIVEDDEDIRAAMAELLENEGFDISVASNGQEGLEVIEQMPPPCLVLLDLMMPVMSGEDFLRHLRKHPTFHALPVIIVTASGRQPLPGAQGILKKPFEIGELFATVAAHCGE from the coding sequence GTGAGCGTTCCCACTTCTCGCGGCAGCATCCTGATTGTCGAGGATGACGAAGACATCCGGGCCGCCATGGCCGAGCTTCTCGAGAACGAGGGGTTCGACATCTCGGTGGCCTCCAACGGCCAGGAGGGGCTGGAGGTCATCGAGCAGATGCCGCCCCCGTGCCTCGTCCTGCTGGACCTGATGATGCCGGTGATGAGCGGGGAGGACTTCTTGCGCCACCTGCGCAAGCACCCCACCTTCCACGCCTTGCCCGTCATCATCGTGACCGCCAGCGGAAGGCAGCCCCTCCCCGGGGCGCAGGGCATCCTCAAGAAGCCGTTCGAAATCGGAGAACTGTTCGCCACGGTCGCCGCGCACTGTGGTGAGTGA
- a CDS encoding sigma-54-dependent transcriptional regulator, with the protein MDGFSHEGNMADVSTLGAAGRERVQEPRSRLVPALTVASHALPHRVGERLLLHPVLLGREVAVSRNLPDFQRPGAPLGMPLADPFLSRKPLVFSPAPGEGVRLDPGEGSKVMLGGELLQGPWAFTREEVAEGIALELAGRVVLVLHLADVPAETVDPLGMVGGGGGIQRVRRHIEQVADLQVPVLVRGETGSGKELIARAIHQRSKRRDQAFVSVNLGAIPRELAAAELFGAHKGAYTGSTRDREGFFRAAHGGTLFLDEVGEAPPEVQVMLLRVLETGDIYPVGGHTPVATDVRLIAATDAQLEERIQDGRFKAPLLHRLSGYDLRVPPLRERREDIGLLFHHFAREVLEELGEVWRLTPEDASAEPWLPAPLAARLVRYAWPGNIRQLRNLSRQLIIGSRGQPRLRLDPRLEQELEAAQASRPGRPAEAAAAPPEPKVASRRKASEVTGPELLAALRACAWDLKATADRLGIPRSSIYDLIDRSPNLRTAGDLSVEELTRCYQECGGDLEAMAQRLEVSKRALGRRIKELGLVSENT; encoded by the coding sequence ATGGATGGCTTCTCGCACGAAGGCAACATGGCCGACGTCTCCACCCTGGGGGCGGCGGGCCGGGAGCGGGTCCAGGAGCCGCGCTCCCGCCTCGTTCCCGCGCTGACCGTCGCCTCGCACGCCCTGCCCCACCGGGTGGGGGAGCGTCTGCTGCTGCACCCGGTCCTGCTCGGCAGGGAGGTGGCCGTGTCGCGTAACCTCCCGGACTTCCAGCGTCCCGGGGCGCCGCTGGGCATGCCCCTGGCGGACCCGTTCCTCAGCCGCAAGCCGCTGGTGTTCTCGCCGGCCCCCGGGGAGGGAGTGCGGCTGGACCCTGGCGAGGGCAGCAAGGTGATGCTGGGCGGGGAGCTGTTGCAGGGCCCGTGGGCGTTCACCCGGGAGGAGGTGGCCGAGGGCATTGCCCTGGAGCTGGCCGGACGCGTGGTGCTGGTGCTGCACCTGGCGGACGTGCCGGCCGAGACGGTGGACCCGCTGGGCATGGTGGGCGGGGGCGGGGGCATCCAGCGCGTGCGCCGCCACATCGAGCAGGTGGCGGACCTCCAGGTCCCCGTGCTGGTGCGGGGCGAGACGGGCTCCGGCAAGGAGCTCATCGCGCGCGCCATCCACCAGCGCAGCAAGCGGCGGGACCAGGCCTTCGTCAGCGTGAACCTGGGGGCCATTCCGCGCGAGCTGGCGGCGGCCGAGCTGTTCGGGGCCCACAAGGGCGCTTACACGGGCTCCACCCGGGACCGGGAGGGGTTCTTCCGCGCGGCGCACGGCGGCACGCTCTTCCTGGACGAGGTGGGCGAGGCGCCCCCCGAGGTGCAGGTGATGCTGCTCCGGGTGCTGGAGACCGGGGACATCTACCCGGTGGGCGGCCACACGCCGGTGGCCACCGACGTGCGGCTCATCGCGGCGACGGACGCGCAGCTGGAGGAGCGCATCCAGGATGGGCGCTTCAAGGCGCCGCTGCTGCACCGGCTGTCGGGGTATGATCTCCGGGTGCCCCCGCTGCGCGAGCGCCGCGAGGACATCGGGCTCTTGTTCCACCACTTCGCCCGCGAGGTGCTGGAGGAGCTGGGCGAGGTGTGGCGGCTCACGCCGGAGGATGCGTCGGCGGAGCCGTGGCTGCCGGCGCCGCTGGCCGCCCGGCTGGTGCGCTACGCGTGGCCCGGCAACATCCGGCAGCTGCGCAACCTCTCGCGGCAGCTCATCATCGGCAGCCGGGGACAGCCGCGCTTGAGGCTGGACCCCCGGCTGGAGCAGGAGCTGGAGGCGGCGCAGGCCTCCCGGCCTGGCCGGCCCGCGGAGGCCGCCGCCGCTCCGCCCGAGCCGAAGGTGGCCTCGCGGCGCAAGGCCTCGGAGGTCACCGGGCCGGAGCTGCTGGCCGCCCTGCGCGCGTGCGCGTGGGATTTGAAGGCCACGGCCGACCGGCTGGGGATTCCGCGCTCCTCCATCTACGACTTGATCGACCGGAGCCCGAACCTGCGCACCGCGGGGGACCTCAGCGTGGAGGAGCTCACCCGCTGCTACCAGGAGTGTGGCGGGGACCTGGAGGCCATGGCCCAGCGGCTCGAGGTGTCCAAGCGCGCGCTGGGCCGCCGCATCAAGGAGCTGGGATTGGTGTCTGAAAACACGTGA
- a CDS encoding serine/threonine-protein kinase, with protein sequence MHEEHEAELRIALTEGLISRDEADALREESRHRRLSPLLVLRERGVLSEQSLASLRGLEQEPTVTRARPREPETLSTPLTLQDRHKVDPPFPMPHWERYQGVRFLGQGGMGQVFLAYDPRLRRNVALKFVRGDDLELVQRLLSEARAQARVDHERICQVFEVGEVEGRPFIAMQYVAGQPLGQLAPELTVEQKVMVLRDAAEGVHAAHRAGLIHRDLKPSNILVERMEDGRLKPFVMDFGLAREWSETGNTATGAVLGTPHFMSPEQARGEVAGLDRRADVYSLGATLYFLLTGQHAIPGTNGLEVLTNIPLVEPSPPRALDPDVPRDLEAIVLKCLEKDRSARYDSARALGEDLERFLAGEPVLARPTGLGYRLRKKALKHRVAVSVSAVALLAVALALGWAFYTQRQASRREYLARRFTEQVEHIEALARYSGLSPLHDTRADREELRRHIGVLEAEVLRAGGLAAAPGRYALGRGALALGEEATARQHLEAAWKSGYREPRVAYALALVMGHLYQDGLLEAERLRDPAVREARRREVERQYRDPALGYLRQSEGADVPSTEYVAALLSFYEGRFDDALARLDAMGNRLPWFYEAPLLRGDILQARAAQHWNQGKGEEAKKDLEEGRGAYAAAADIARSVPAVHQAMAKLEYTAMLMALYGQGDVQPPFQRGMDSVTRALQALPDAPVSLLQKARFYRRFAEARIIRGEGAQEPLEGALTAAREVIHQQPTSWEAHQEEGLLLYFSARVLKEKGMDPREQLRAAQHALERIPPEKRDVEFYNALGLIFFAWAGHDDDTGADSQGHWQNAIDSFQRATRISPLSVGTWINLGMACYRHADGAMTAPSAKALREQRLQQAWEALQRAMDLNPQHWVPYFYGGNIHNLWGSMHRCDAEGSRYLDTAQELFRKGLAINSQAPNLHNGLGFSLFTQANQRWEQGGNAFPLLDEAQAAYSDAIRLAPRQVYGHINRGSAFLLRAAFQRDLGQDTSANLRSAVDTFEHAIQQSPDDADAQAGLGESLAWLADAELKRGKAPDLLLQRSGKALREALALNPQHASAWLNLGQLHSIQARWRSQRALGAPPDFAEASRAFEKALALSRDTSEARLAFAAVLYDWATFEARAGRAPTVPLERGLSLVEEALSSCPGWPRALLLRAQFRRVRATAEKTNATAQQAWLAQSQDDLSLALKKNPNLASGGKD encoded by the coding sequence ATGCACGAAGAGCACGAGGCGGAACTGCGCATTGCCTTGACCGAGGGGCTCATCTCCCGCGACGAGGCCGACGCCCTGCGCGAAGAATCCCGCCACCGGCGGCTCAGCCCCCTGCTCGTGCTCCGGGAGCGGGGCGTGCTCTCGGAACAGTCGCTCGCGTCGCTGCGGGGCCTCGAACAGGAGCCCACGGTGACGCGCGCCCGGCCCCGGGAGCCGGAGACGCTGAGCACCCCGCTCACCCTGCAGGACCGCCACAAGGTGGACCCGCCCTTCCCCATGCCCCACTGGGAGCGCTACCAGGGGGTGCGCTTCCTGGGCCAGGGGGGCATGGGCCAGGTGTTCCTCGCGTATGATCCGCGGCTGCGCCGCAACGTGGCCCTCAAGTTCGTCCGGGGCGATGACCTGGAGCTCGTCCAGCGCCTGCTGTCCGAGGCCCGGGCCCAGGCCCGGGTGGACCACGAGCGCATCTGCCAGGTGTTCGAGGTGGGCGAGGTGGAGGGGCGCCCCTTCATCGCCATGCAGTACGTGGCCGGGCAGCCGCTGGGCCAGCTCGCCCCCGAGCTCACCGTGGAGCAGAAGGTCATGGTGCTCCGGGACGCGGCCGAGGGCGTGCACGCCGCGCACCGCGCGGGCCTCATCCACCGGGACCTGAAGCCCTCCAACATCCTCGTGGAGCGCATGGAGGATGGGCGGCTCAAGCCCTTCGTGATGGACTTTGGCCTGGCGCGCGAGTGGAGCGAGACGGGCAACACCGCCACGGGCGCGGTGCTGGGCACCCCGCACTTCATGTCCCCCGAGCAGGCGCGCGGGGAGGTGGCCGGGCTGGACCGGCGCGCGGACGTGTACAGCCTGGGCGCCACGCTCTACTTCCTGCTCACCGGCCAGCACGCCATCCCGGGCACCAACGGCCTGGAGGTGCTCACCAATATCCCCCTCGTGGAGCCCAGCCCACCGCGCGCGCTGGATCCGGACGTGCCGAGGGACCTGGAAGCCATCGTCCTCAAGTGCCTGGAGAAGGACCGCTCGGCCCGCTACGACTCGGCGCGGGCGCTGGGGGAGGACCTGGAGCGCTTCCTGGCCGGCGAGCCGGTGCTCGCGCGCCCCACGGGGCTGGGGTACCGGCTGCGCAAGAAGGCGCTCAAGCACCGGGTGGCGGTGAGCGTGTCCGCCGTGGCGCTCCTGGCGGTGGCGCTGGCGCTGGGCTGGGCGTTCTACACCCAGCGCCAGGCCTCCCGGCGCGAGTACCTGGCGCGGCGCTTCACCGAGCAGGTGGAGCACATCGAGGCGCTGGCGCGCTACTCCGGCCTGTCCCCGCTGCACGACACGCGCGCGGACCGCGAGGAGCTGCGCCGGCACATCGGCGTGCTGGAGGCGGAGGTGCTCCGCGCGGGGGGGCTCGCCGCGGCGCCGGGCCGCTACGCCCTGGGCCGTGGGGCCCTGGCGCTCGGGGAGGAGGCCACCGCGCGCCAGCACCTGGAGGCCGCGTGGAAGAGCGGCTACCGGGAGCCGCGCGTCGCGTACGCGCTCGCGCTGGTGATGGGGCACCTGTACCAGGACGGGCTGCTGGAGGCCGAGCGGCTGAGAGACCCGGCCGTGCGCGAGGCCCGGCGGCGCGAGGTGGAGCGGCAGTACCGCGACCCGGCCCTCGGGTACCTGCGCCAGAGCGAGGGCGCGGACGTGCCCTCCACGGAGTACGTGGCGGCGCTGCTCTCCTTCTATGAGGGGCGGTTCGACGATGCCCTGGCGCGGCTGGACGCGATGGGCAACCGCCTGCCGTGGTTCTACGAGGCGCCCCTGCTGCGCGGCGACATCCTCCAGGCCCGGGCCGCCCAGCACTGGAACCAGGGCAAGGGCGAGGAGGCCAAGAAGGACCTGGAGGAGGGCCGGGGCGCCTACGCGGCGGCGGCGGACATCGCCCGCAGCGTGCCCGCGGTCCACCAGGCCATGGCCAAGCTCGAATACACCGCCATGCTCATGGCGCTGTACGGCCAGGGCGATGTGCAGCCGCCCTTCCAGCGCGGCATGGACAGCGTGACGCGTGCGCTTCAGGCCCTGCCCGATGCCCCCGTCTCCTTGCTCCAGAAAGCGCGCTTCTACCGCCGGTTCGCGGAGGCCCGGATCATCCGCGGCGAGGGGGCCCAGGAGCCCCTGGAGGGGGCACTGACGGCGGCCCGCGAGGTGATCCACCAACAGCCCACCTCCTGGGAAGCCCACCAGGAGGAAGGGCTCCTGCTCTACTTCTCGGCACGCGTCCTCAAAGAGAAGGGCATGGACCCCCGTGAGCAACTTCGTGCCGCGCAGCATGCCCTGGAACGGATTCCGCCGGAGAAGCGGGATGTCGAGTTCTACAATGCGCTCGGCCTCATCTTCTTCGCTTGGGCGGGCCATGACGATGACACCGGAGCGGACTCCCAGGGCCATTGGCAGAACGCTATCGACTCCTTTCAGAGGGCCACGCGCATCTCTCCCCTGTCCGTAGGCACGTGGATCAACCTCGGCATGGCCTGCTACCGGCATGCGGATGGGGCGATGACGGCCCCCTCGGCGAAGGCGCTACGTGAGCAGCGGCTCCAGCAAGCCTGGGAGGCGCTCCAGCGGGCCATGGACCTCAACCCCCAGCATTGGGTGCCCTACTTCTATGGGGGCAACATCCACAACCTGTGGGGCTCGATGCATCGCTGCGATGCGGAGGGCTCGCGCTACCTGGACACCGCCCAGGAGTTGTTCCGCAAGGGACTCGCCATCAACTCCCAGGCCCCCAACCTCCACAACGGCTTGGGATTCAGCCTGTTCACCCAAGCGAACCAGCGCTGGGAACAAGGCGGCAATGCCTTCCCCCTCCTCGATGAAGCGCAGGCCGCGTACAGCGATGCCATCCGGTTGGCCCCCCGCCAGGTTTACGGCCACATCAACCGTGGCTCGGCCTTCCTGCTGCGAGCCGCTTTCCAGCGCGACCTGGGGCAAGACACCAGCGCCAACCTTCGCTCCGCAGTGGACACGTTCGAGCACGCCATCCAGCAATCCCCGGACGACGCAGACGCTCAGGCGGGACTGGGCGAGAGCTTGGCCTGGCTGGCGGACGCGGAGCTGAAACGAGGCAAGGCTCCGGACCTCCTCTTACAGCGCTCCGGGAAGGCCTTGCGCGAAGCCCTGGCCCTCAATCCCCAGCACGCCAGCGCTTGGCTCAACCTGGGCCAACTCCACAGCATTCAAGCCCGCTGGCGGTCGCAACGGGCCCTGGGAGCCCCACCGGACTTCGCCGAAGCCTCGCGCGCCTTCGAGAAGGCGCTGGCGTTGTCGAGAGACACCTCCGAAGCACGCCTGGCTTTCGCCGCGGTGCTGTACGACTGGGCCACGTTCGAAGCGCGGGCAGGACGTGCGCCAACGGTCCCCTTGGAACGAGGCCTCAGCCTGGTGGAAGAGGCGCTCTCCTCATGCCCCGGGTGGCCCCGTGCCCTGCTGTTACGCGCCCAGTTCCGGCGCGTACGGGCGACTGCGGAGAAAACCAACGCCACCGCGCAGCAAGCGTGGCTGGCCCAGAGCCAGGACGACCTCTCCCTGGCACTGAAAAAGAACCCCAACCTGGCGTCCGGCGGGAAGGACTAG
- a CDS encoding proline dehydrogenase family protein, translated as MNATTGLSRSALLFLSRQEGLKHAATRLGPLRELASRFIAGEQMEDAVEAVKALNAQGMMASFDHLNEAVRTPEGTRGEVREYRRLLARIDAQGVRANVSLKLTQCGLLFDRALALENARAVVAEAAARQSFVRIDMEQSEVTQATLDTVGALHAEFGEAHVGAVLQSYLRRTEADAKDLCARRVRIRLCKGAYLESPRVAFPDKQDVDANFVRVMRVLLDSGVYHGIATHDERMVDATLEYAAKQHLPQGAFEFQMLYGIRRDLQLRLAQDGFPVRIYVPYGRSWYPYFMRRLAERPANVWFVMKNLLKG; from the coding sequence ATGAACGCCACCACCGGTCTGTCCCGCTCCGCGCTGCTCTTCCTCTCGCGCCAGGAGGGGCTGAAACATGCCGCCACCCGGCTGGGCCCGCTGCGCGAGCTGGCCAGCCGCTTCATCGCCGGCGAGCAAATGGAGGATGCCGTGGAGGCGGTGAAGGCGCTCAACGCCCAGGGCATGATGGCCAGCTTCGACCACCTCAACGAGGCGGTGCGCACCCCGGAGGGCACCCGCGGCGAGGTGCGTGAGTACCGGCGGCTGCTCGCGCGCATCGACGCGCAGGGCGTGCGCGCCAATGTCTCGCTGAAGCTGACCCAGTGCGGCCTGCTGTTCGACCGGGCGCTGGCGCTGGAGAACGCCCGGGCGGTGGTGGCGGAGGCCGCCGCGCGCCAGTCCTTCGTGCGCATCGACATGGAGCAGAGCGAGGTGACGCAGGCGACGCTGGACACCGTGGGCGCGCTGCACGCGGAGTTCGGCGAGGCCCACGTGGGCGCGGTGCTCCAGAGCTACCTGCGGCGCACCGAGGCGGACGCGAAGGACCTGTGCGCGCGCCGCGTGCGCATCCGCCTGTGCAAGGGCGCCTACCTGGAGAGCCCCCGCGTGGCGTTCCCAGACAAGCAGGACGTGGATGCGAACTTCGTCCGGGTGATGCGCGTGCTGCTCGACAGCGGCGTGTATCATGGTATCGCCACGCACGATGAGCGCATGGTGGACGCCACGCTGGAGTACGCCGCCAAGCAGCACCTGCCCCAGGGCGCCTTCGAGTTCCAGATGCTGTATGGCATTCGCCGCGACTTGCAGCTGCGCCTGGCCCAGGACGGCTTCCCGGTGCGCATCTACGTGCCCTACGGCCGCTCCTGGTATCCGTATTTCATGCGCCGGCTGGCCGAGCGCCCCGCCAACGTCTGGTTCGTGATGAAGAACCTGCTCAAGGGTTAG
- a CDS encoding alpha/beta fold hydrolase, whose amino-acid sequence MLEVPSHAPALVPALEDIQRGYGLPMEERRVRGEPIRLFTFPHGSQDPSRTVVCLPGLGASGRSFAPLAPLALEHRLLLWTPTLRTPLTHTPLQWNLEALADPSAGLPPRFALLGSSFGSLISLAFALKHPERVRALVLVSPVTSVHRVRRWALSLSTLVRIPKPFAFVFAPTVARVLGGRYLPPEGRAEIVREARRLSPMEMLRRLRDILDADYLSALAGLRVPTLVLHGARDHLVPLSDACDVARRIPGARLEVLREASHLPYMSHSQSFNALVDDFLQNLPSQAPASGLLTP is encoded by the coding sequence ATGCTTGAGGTGCCCTCTCACGCCCCGGCGCTCGTCCCGGCGCTGGAGGACATCCAGCGCGGCTACGGGCTGCCCATGGAGGAGCGGCGGGTGCGCGGCGAGCCCATCCGCCTGTTTACCTTTCCGCACGGCAGCCAGGACCCCTCGCGCACCGTGGTGTGTCTGCCGGGGCTGGGGGCCTCGGGCCGCTCCTTCGCGCCCCTGGCGCCCCTGGCCCTGGAGCACCGTCTGCTTTTGTGGACGCCCACGCTGCGCACGCCGCTCACCCATACGCCCTTGCAGTGGAACCTGGAGGCGCTGGCGGACCCCAGCGCCGGGCTCCCCCCGCGCTTTGCCTTGCTGGGCTCCTCGTTCGGAAGCCTCATCTCCCTGGCCTTCGCCCTGAAACATCCGGAGCGGGTCCGCGCGCTCGTCCTGGTCTCGCCGGTGACGAGCGTTCACCGGGTGCGGCGCTGGGCGCTGAGCCTGTCCACGCTGGTGCGCATTCCCAAGCCTTTCGCCTTTGTCTTCGCCCCCACCGTGGCGCGGGTGCTCGGCGGGCGGTACCTGCCCCCCGAAGGCCGCGCGGAAATCGTCCGCGAGGCGCGGCGCCTCTCCCCGATGGAGATGTTGCGGCGGCTCCGGGACATCCTGGACGCGGACTACCTGAGCGCCCTGGCGGGGCTCCGGGTGCCCACGCTCGTGCTCCACGGCGCCAGGGACCACCTGGTGCCGCTGTCGGACGCCTGCGACGTGGCGCGGCGCATTCCGGGCGCGCGGCTGGAGGTGCTCCGCGAGGCCAGCCACCTGCCGTACATGAGCCACTCGCAATCCTTCAACGCCCTCGTGGACGACTTTCTGCAAAACCTCCCTTCCCAGGCCCCGGCCTCCGGACTGCTCACGCCATGA
- a CDS encoding lysophospholipid acyltransferase family protein, with the protein MYHRARLLGSEHLPRSGPVLLVGNHGVWGYETPAFFHLLHQATGRYPLGLADRGFFRIPVVRTVLPWIGGVEGTPANALTALNDGQLVVCYPGGAREVFKRSQGRYMLRWEQALGFVKLAARAGVPIVPFAGFGVDDTFFYPPGEERLCLRLSARDKYRVPLVMGLGLLPLPVRMTFAMGEPHEPPPPDASEHRLKAFRDRVAASVRRLLLRACHA; encoded by the coding sequence ATGTATCACCGGGCACGATTGTTGGGCTCAGAGCACTTGCCCCGGAGCGGGCCGGTGCTGCTGGTCGGCAACCACGGTGTCTGGGGATACGAAACCCCCGCCTTCTTCCACCTGCTCCACCAGGCCACCGGCCGCTATCCGCTGGGGCTCGCCGACCGGGGCTTCTTCCGCATTCCCGTGGTCCGCACGGTGCTGCCGTGGATTGGGGGGGTGGAGGGCACCCCCGCCAATGCCCTGACGGCGCTCAACGACGGCCAGCTCGTGGTCTGCTACCCCGGGGGCGCCCGCGAGGTGTTCAAGCGCTCCCAGGGCCGCTACATGCTGCGCTGGGAGCAGGCCCTGGGCTTCGTGAAGCTGGCCGCGCGCGCCGGCGTCCCCATCGTCCCGTTCGCCGGCTTCGGGGTGGATGACACGTTCTTCTACCCTCCAGGAGAAGAACGACTGTGTCTGAGACTCTCCGCGCGGGACAAATACCGTGTGCCGTTGGTGATGGGATTGGGCCTGCTCCCGCTGCCCGTACGTATGACATTCGCCATGGGTGAACCCCATGAGCCGCCCCCCCCGGATGCCTCCGAGCACCGGCTGAAGGCCTTCCGGGACCGGGTGGCCGCCAGCGTGCGCCGTCTGCTGTTGAGGGCCTGCCATGCTTGA
- a CDS encoding hemerythrin domain-containing protein, with the protein MGPFDILSEQHRALEERLEALVSEEGGPEDAEERTRELAALIRLHGRLEERHLQPLILRFEGRDRAREELEDHLTLGELAEELEEFTPGGPEWLARLTALEDLLVAHVQEEEAALFPRIATCLNAREGEELLRALESSREALGGLWGSSPGGRPVLDAPRWGP; encoded by the coding sequence ATGGGCCCTTTCGACATCCTGTCCGAGCAGCACCGCGCGTTGGAGGAGCGTCTGGAGGCCCTCGTCTCGGAAGAGGGGGGGCCGGAGGACGCGGAGGAGCGCACCCGGGAGCTGGCCGCGCTGATCCGGCTGCACGGGCGGCTGGAGGAGCGCCACCTGCAGCCGCTGATCCTCCGCTTCGAGGGGCGCGACCGGGCGCGCGAGGAGTTGGAGGATCATCTGACGCTGGGGGAGCTGGCCGAGGAGCTGGAGGAGTTCACCCCGGGAGGGCCCGAATGGCTGGCACGCCTCACGGCCCTGGAGGATCTGCTGGTGGCGCACGTGCAAGAGGAGGAGGCAGCGCTCTTTCCTCGCATTGCTACATGCCTGAATGCCCGCGAGGGCGAGGAATTGCTCCGCGCGCTCGAGTCTTCCCGGGAGGCGTTGGGAGGGCTTTGGGGATCATCCCCGGGCGGCCGGCCGGTGCTGGATGCGCCGCGTTGGGGGCCTTGA
- a CDS encoding cell wall protein, with product MSVDKAFREMIRNEIEVQLKPLRAVVSRLEAGTADLESLRSVVERLAPVAQAISPLFGTQAPKTGKRPPGRPPRAAAPAASSASSSSGSTGKRRGRKPSEDGARECAIRGCGSPSRTKGYCAAHYQKLRMLTKTNRRPSAWVDYAPANSVEDVKLPRGRAAAKALAEAAQNGGAS from the coding sequence ATGTCTGTCGACAAAGCTTTCCGTGAAATGATCCGTAACGAGATCGAGGTTCAGCTCAAGCCCCTGCGGGCGGTGGTGTCGCGCCTGGAGGCCGGCACGGCGGACCTGGAGTCGCTGCGCAGCGTGGTGGAGCGGCTGGCGCCGGTGGCGCAGGCCATCTCGCCGCTCTTCGGCACGCAGGCGCCCAAGACGGGCAAGCGTCCCCCGGGCCGTCCGCCGCGCGCCGCGGCGCCCGCCGCGTCGAGCGCTTCGAGCTCCTCGGGCTCCACCGGCAAGCGCCGGGGCCGCAAGCCTTCCGAGGATGGCGCGCGCGAGTGCGCGATCCGCGGCTGCGGCTCGCCGAGCCGGACCAAGGGCTACTGCGCGGCGCACTACCAGAAGCTGCGCATGCTGACGAAGACCAACCGCCGCCCGAGCGCGTGGGTGGATTACGCGCCGGCCAACAGCGTCGAGGACGTGAAGCTGCCGCGTGGCCGCGCCGCCGCCAAGGCGCTCGCCGAGGCCGCCCAGAATGGTGGCGCGTCGTAA
- a CDS encoding tryptophan 2,3-dioxygenase — MPPMNKREMEPGIVTELAGHTTYGEYLQLDRLLAAQVPRSQPPHHDEMLFIVQHQTSELWMKLLIHELTACIRYVQADKLEPSFKIFARVGQIQRMLFEQWSVLETLTPNEYLEFRAALGHASGFQSFQYHALEMLLGMKDAKTLKPFVHVPAQHAELERLLESPSLYDEFLRHLARMGHPVPQDRSQRDWRQPYEKSDGVMEVFRRIYENTERYWDAYEMCEKLVDTEERFQLWRYRHMMTVMRIIGFKQGTGGSSGVNFLRKALDIRFFPELWDVRTELAPPPVRRSPA; from the coding sequence ATGCCACCCATGAACAAGCGCGAGATGGAGCCAGGCATCGTCACGGAGCTGGCGGGCCACACCACCTACGGTGAGTATCTGCAGCTGGACCGGTTGTTGGCCGCGCAGGTGCCCCGCTCTCAACCCCCCCATCACGATGAGATGTTGTTCATCGTCCAGCATCAGACGAGCGAGCTGTGGATGAAGCTGCTCATCCACGAGCTGACGGCGTGCATCCGGTATGTGCAGGCGGACAAGCTGGAGCCCTCGTTCAAGATTTTCGCGCGCGTGGGGCAAATCCAGCGGATGCTCTTCGAGCAGTGGAGCGTGCTGGAGACGCTCACCCCCAACGAGTACCTGGAGTTCCGCGCCGCGCTGGGCCACGCCTCGGGCTTCCAGAGCTTCCAGTATCACGCGCTGGAGATGCTCCTGGGGATGAAGGACGCCAAGACGCTCAAGCCCTTCGTGCACGTGCCGGCGCAGCACGCCGAGCTGGAGCGGCTCCTGGAGTCTCCCAGCCTGTATGACGAGTTTTTGCGCCACCTGGCGCGCATGGGGCACCCGGTGCCGCAGGACCGGTCGCAGCGCGACTGGCGCCAGCCGTATGAGAAGAGCGACGGGGTGATGGAGGTGTTCCGCCGCATCTACGAGAACACCGAGCGTTACTGGGACGCATACGAGATGTGCGAGAAGCTGGTGGACACCGAGGAGCGGTTCCAGCTCTGGCGTTACCGTCACATGATGACAGTGATGCGCATCATCGGGTTCAAGCAGGGCACGGGGGGCTCCTCGGGGGTGAACTTCCTGCGCAAGGCGTTGGACATCCGTTTCTTCCCGGAGCTGTGGGACGTGCGCACCGAGCTGGCGCCGCCCCCCGTGCGCCGCTCTCCTGCCTAG